The sequence below is a genomic window from Uranotaenia lowii strain MFRU-FL chromosome 2, ASM2978415v1, whole genome shotgun sequence.
agtcaagtcagttaagtcagtcaagtcagtcaagtcagtcaggtcggtcaagtcagtcaagtcagtcaagtcagtcaagtccaGGGTTGGCATAATTCAACGGTCAACGGTAAAATGGTCCTTCAAACtcatttgactgttccttaacgaccagtcacttcgtttgccagtcattcactccccagtcatttgaagctaaaataataacctagtcaagcaatcgcatttaaacgaccgatgacgaaaaagaaacgcatttattattattgttactcctgccagcaagccgaagacgaccgaagacgaaaaagaaacgcatttattattattgttgctcctgccagcaagcccgttttcagttttttgttgctattgttgctctctgccagcaagtcgatcaattagttgtacctgccggcaGCAGCCGGTCGaggatgtgtaggagcttcgccagtcgcatgacggagaaatgttgatggttgtcgtgctttatccgtcatgcgagtagtgaggctccgtcagtTAAGTAAGGTgccggtcgtttgatgaaaaaaaaactagtcgggtcaagcgtgacgggcgaaatttaccaacccTGGTCAAGTCAGTCATGTCattcaagtcagtcaagtcagtcaagtcagtcaagtcagtcaagtcagtcaagtcagtcaagtcagtcaagtcagtcaagtcagtcaagtcagtcaagtcagtcaagtcagtcaagtcagtcaagtcagtcgaGTCAACCAAGTCAGTCAaatcagtcaagtcagtcaagtcagtcacgtcagtcaagtcagtcaagtcagtcatgtcagtcaagtcagtcaaatCAGTCATGTCAGTCatgtcagtcaagtcagtcaagtcagtcaagtcagtcaagtcagtcaagtcagtcaagtcagtcaagtcagtcaagtcagtcaagtcagtcaagtcagtcaagtcagtcatgTCAGTCATGTAAGTCATGTAAGTCatgtcagtcaagtcagtcaagtcagtcgaGTCAACCAAGTCAGTCAaatcagtcaagtcagtcaagtcagtcaattCAGTCAAGTCAGTCGAGTCAaccaagtcagtcaagtcagtcaagtcagtcaagtcagtcaagtcagtcaagtcagtcaagtcagtcaagtcagtcaagtcagtcaagtcagtcaagtcagtcaagtcagtcatgTCAGTCatgtcagtcaagtcagtcatgTCAGTCatgtcagtcaagtcagtcaagtcagtcaagtcagtcaagtcagtcaagtcagtcaagtcagtcaagtcagtcaagtcagtcaagtcggTCAAGattcagtcaagtcagtcaagtcaatcaagtcagtcaagtcagtcaagtcagtcaagtcagtcaagtcagtcaagtcagtcaagtcagtcaagtcagtcaagtcagtcaagtcagtcaagtcagtcaagtcagtcaagtcagtcacgTCAGTCACGTCAGTCACGTCAGTCacgtcagtcaagtcagtcaagtcagtcaagtcagtcaagtcagtcaagtcagtcaagtcagtcaagtcagtcacgtcaatcaagtcagtcaagtcagtcaagtcagtcaagtcagtcaagtcagtcaagtcagtcaagtcagtcaagtcagtcaagtcagtcaagtcagtcaagtcagtcaagtcagtcacgTCAGTCacgtcagtcaagtcagtcaagtcagtcaagtcagtcaagtcagtcaagtcagtcaagtcagtcacgTCAGTCacgtcagtcaagtcagtcaagtcagtcaagtcagtcaagtcagtcaagtcagtcaagtcagtcaagtcagtcaagtcagtcaagtcagtcaagtcaatcaagtcagtcaagtcagtcaagtcagtcaagtcaatcaagtcagtcaagtcagtcaagtcagtcaagtcagtcaagtcagtcaattCACTGACaaacatgaaagaaaaaaaaaaccaaaaagtaACGGACTCACCAGGAATGCCAAATTAAATGCCAATTCTAGATGTTGAAGGAGTTTGAGATACGCCAGAAAAACTGCTTGGTTTTTATGGAAGGGTTTACTTCCCAAAAGTTCCGTAAGTCCCCGTCACTAGTTTGGTTCCATCTAAAAATCTCAGCCAATTTTCCGGACATTgaaatttgttacaatttttgatgaCAGAAAAAACGCGTCCTCTTTACTCGGTCACAGCCTACTAAGTCCATAAAAAAATAGTCCTGTAATAAAATTTGCGAAACAAATTTCGACTACGAGAAGTGAaatgaaacagaaaatttttcatccaaactaGGTtggttttttgaataattttctctATGAGCTAACTAATTGTCCGTTTTCTAATCGTTTTGTAGTGGATACAAAGAAGGGGAAATGAAAAATATCCCTGGGACACCATTCATCGTGGTCTGGTAATCCCACCATGCCGAATCGAAACCAGAtcactttgaaatattgaagcACATTAAAAACTGGACCGGAGAGGAGGGCGCCTAGTTCAGTAGAAGATCGCAATCCACTTGGCTAGCCAAACAAAACAACCTACACAACCCCGGGATTTggagacatttaaaaaaaaaaacacaacacaaGCAACGAACCCCCCGAAGAAAAAAAGAGCACCAATCCACTTCTGCTAGACAACCCGTTATTCGActgaagaagaaaaatatggGTGGATAGGAATTGTTAATCAGTAGACATCGTGTGTTCATAATCGATAAATCATCGGAAATTATTGACCATGCTTGGGGACAACTTCCTCCCTGAACCCGACTAGCGTaagttggtttcaaattcaacCTCGACGAAAGTCTGAAGGGCCTCTCCGATTTGAATACGAAATCGATTAAAGTTCAAAAGCATAcaaatttgtatcggaaaaaGACCCTCGAAAGATGTTTGCACTAGTTTTCTGTCTGGAATCTCACACACTAACTTTTAACAAGGAAATCGGCCCTGCCCTCTAGGAAGCATTTCTGAAATCAGAATGTGTGGATGTGTGTAAGTTATGGTGGATGAGGACCCGTGTCAAGTGGAAGAATGTCGAATAAATATGACAACATCAGTGGCTTTCGAGGAGACACTATCGTACGCTTAATTAATGGAGAATCCCCCCGGCTGCCTGTAAATCATAAGCGTCTGATAAACATCTGTTGGAGCTTGCGTTCTCGCTTCCCCCCTTGTTTCTTTCGTATGGTCAGTTCCAAGCTATCCTCCGAACATCTTAAACCGGGGGAAGCTACTGAGTGTTTGGAATTCCGAATTCTGAAGCGTCAGAATAAGAAATTTTCGTCATGTGAtttagctaatttttttttgaaaatatcacatttatCGAAGATTAGGTTTGAGAAATgctgattttactcaaaacaatTCATacttaaagtctgtttcacatgaAATCTGgccgcatcttttcatttactgcagcgcccctactTGTCACATCgcaaatctattgacagtgttttgatccgcaCACTTAAtgttttctcctgtggtcggaacgatttcgtcctgtattttcaacagctgaaattacaggacgatttcgggacagaaaaagagctcaggaaaacaactgtcaaattacCCTGTAGCTTGGAGACGATTTTTCCCTGTAAATTTCAAGTAGTTTTGAAATTCTCCTGTGGATTCGAGACGCGTTTATTCCGAGCTTGTAGGAAGTTCTGTAATCGTTTTTTGCACTCTCCCTTTCTCTTAAATCCATCCCGATTTTTAtcctattaaataaaaacaatttttttttgtatttccgAAGTGAATTGTATATTTTAGAatataaatcattttaaataaacacTATATGGGGTCACTGGAATCACTGAACTTAACAGAATTAACATAGACAATTGGTCGTAGCTAGAACAGTGCATGGTGAAGTGGGTTTATCGATCGCGCTTACCAATAGATTATCTGATTGGTGATATTCAATTAATGATGACCGCTCTATTGATTAGCGATAACCCGTTGTTGATTGGGAATTTGATCCTGCTCCTCGAAGATCTTGTTCCCAGCATGCTGTCACCATCTTACGGTGAAAAAAGTTCTGGTGGTTTTTCGTCCCTGGTTCCCGGCCCAGTGGTGGCAAATTGTTGACAAAGTTCTTCCTGACCTTCTGGGACCAATCAGAATCGGTCATATCAACGAATCTAAACAGGAAAAAACAATTCAAGTTTGAGTTCATTTGTTGTTTTCATGTTCTTTGTCAAACTTgaaatgagaaatttgaatagTTACCTCCTGCTCTCGTATGATATGGTGAAAGATTGTTCGGCCAAAATTACAGCATATCGAAGCTCTGCATGGACCTCACTGCTGAGGTCGCCGCTTGCTGTTTGCTCTTGTTGCATTTTCACGTCCTGTTTAATGATCTGCTGCTAGGGCGTGCCTGTTGTTGATTTGATGGGGCTGCTGGGTCACTTCCAAATATTCATCGGGTACTTAAGCGATTTTTATTTTACGTAAACAGCAACAAATACTTTTAATTAATCAGGACTTAAACGTTCAACAATAAATGACGCTGTTGGATCCATTAACAGCAACGAGCGGCTACCGGAAGAAAAAATAACGAACTGAACTCTTTCGCGCGTTTTTATTCTTTGCACTGGCGAGAAAGCAAAAAGAAATCCGGTTGTTTTTGCAACAGGATAGAAAGGGATAGGAAATATGACAAGAAATGTGTCTACAGCGATTCAAGAGAACACTGTCCTGAATTCACGGGGTT
It includes:
- the LOC129744230 gene encoding uncharacterized protein LOC129744230, coding for MQQEQTASGDLSSEVHAELRYAVILAEQSFTISYESRRFVDMTDSDWSQKVRKNFVNNLPPLGREPGTKNHQNFFHRKMVTACWEQDLRGAGSNSQSTTGYR